A window of Candidatus Atribacteria bacterium genomic DNA:
ACGGTGGCAATAATCTGAACATCGTTTCTATATTCTTTAGGGAATAAAGGTCTCAAGGGCCGGTCAATAAGCCTGGAAGTCAATATCGCATTTTTACTCGGCCTACCCTCTCTTTTGAAGAAACCACCCGGTATTTTACCTGCGGCGTAAAATTTTTCCTCATAATCAACCATTAAGGGGAAAAAGTCCGTTCCTTCACGTGGTTCCGGGGAAGAAGCTGCTGTTACCAATACAACGGTTCCCTCGCAACTAACTACTACTGAACCAGCCGCCTGCTTGGCAATTTTGCCGGTTCCTATATTTATTATTTTACCATCTAAATTAATTTCTGTTTCTTTGCTTTTTAACATTAAATAATATTTATCCTCCTTATTATTTAATCCGCTTGCTGAATTGTAAATATTAACTATTGATTATTGTAATTATTTTTTATTCATTCCTATTTGTTGATATCTTGTAAAAGAGAGAAAAAAGCGTTCAGTTAGAACGCAGAAGACAATTCGGATTTTTCCAATCCGACCCTCATTTAAACAATATTATGAAAAAATAATAATAATTATAAATTTCTTAAAATATAAAAATAAAACTTATTACGAACGCTTAATTTACTATTTTCTTAAATTTAATGCCTCAATTACCTCTCGATATTTATCGATATTTTTACTTTTAAGATAGTTTAACAACCTTCTTCTTTTTCCTACCATTTTCAATAAACCTTGCTTTGAATGAAAATCTTTCTTATTTTTATTTAAATGTTCGGTTAAATCGTTTAGTTTCTCAGTTAAAATTGCAATTTGAACTTCCGGTGATCCGGTATCAGTATTATGATGCTGATATTTTGTTATTACTTTTTCTTTATCTTCTTTAGCAAAAACCATGTTATTTCTCCTTCTATTTTTTATTTATATTCTAATTAGGGAAATTTTCTTCTTCCCCAGTTTTAAATTATTTTATT
This region includes:
- a CDS encoding 30S ribosomal protein S15, coding for MVFAKEDKEKVITKYQHHNTDTGSPEVQIAILTEKLNDLTEHLNKNKKDFHSKQGLLKMVGKRRRLLNYLKSKNIDKYREVIEALNLRK